From the genome of Corallococcus exiguus:
TGGCGCTGCTCTCCATCTACCGGGACTGGAAGGTGCTGCTCACCTTCAGCGGCGTGGTGACGGCGGACCACCTCCTGCGCGGCCTGCTCTGGCCGGAGTCCATCTTCGGCATGCACGCCCGCGAGTCCTGGCGGTGGATGGAGCACACCGCGTGGGTGGCGTTCGAGGACATCTTCCTCATCGCCTCCTGCGTGCAGGGCCGGCGCGACCTCCGGGAGTCCGCGCGGCGCGAGGCGCAGCTGGAGCTGTCCCGGACCGCGGTGGAGGAGCAGGTCGTCCGGCCGTTGATGGGATCCGCGGACGCGCTGCGCGACTCCGTGCGGACGCTGACGGAGTCCACCGGCGAGCAGCGCCACGAGCTCTCCCGCCAGGCCCGCGCGCTGGAGGAGACGCGGGTGACGGCGGAGGAGATCCGTCAGACGTCGCTGGTCGCCTCGGAGCAGGCGGCCCGGGTGCTGAATGCCACGCAGCAGGCCGGGGACGTGGGCGCGGCGGTGGAGGAGGCCATCGGCCGGAGCGTGGAGGGACTGGCGGACCTGCGCGCGCAGACGGAGGACCTCTCCGCGCGCATCCAGGAGCTCGCGGCGTACACCGAGCGGATCGCCGGCATCACCCGGACCGTGCAGGACCTGGCGGACCAGTCCAACGTGCTCGCCATCAACGCGGCCATCGAGGCGGCGAGGGCCGGAGAGGTGGGCCGGGGCTTCGCGGTGGTGGCGCGGGAGATCCGGGGCCTGGCCACCCAGTCCGTCACGGCCACGCAGCAGGTGCGCGGGGTGCTGGATGACACGCGCTCCCGAATCCAGGGGGTGGTGGACCTCACCCGCCAGGGTGGCGAGCGCATGGGCCGGGGCATCGAGACCATCCGCGCCTCTGGCGAACGGCTGGGCATGCTGTCCGGGCTGGTGAAGGGCAACGTGGACGCCGTCCGCCAGATTTCGGCGTCGGTGAGCCAGCAGTCGGCGGGCGTGGCACAAATCTTCACCGCCGTGTCGGACCTGACGGCGCTGATGCAGGCCTCGGTGGCCCGCGTGGAGGCCACCCACGCGGCGGCGGACCGCCTCCAGCAGGTCACCGACCAGGTCCACGGCGTCATCGCCCTGTATCAAGAGAGAACCTGAACGGTCACCGACACGCGGCCTTTCTTGGAGTACATGGACGCCATGAACTCCAGACTCCGTCGTTTTCTGTCGTTTTCCTCGGTTCCCCTCCTCCTGAGCTGCGGCGCTGCCGCGGTGTCGGACACGCCGGCCGAAGCGCTGGCGGTGCAGACGCAGGAGCTGGCCACGGGCACGCCCGCGGGCATCGGAGTGGTGATGTTCCTCAACGAGTACGCCCTGACCTTCAACGTGCTGGACACGCAGGTGCCGCTCAACGCGCTGGCGGCGCAGAGCATCATCAACTACCGCTTCGGGCCGGACGGCATCCCGCACACGGCGGATGACAAGCGCTTCGTCTCCATCGAGCAGGTGGACGCGCTGCCCCAGGTGGGGCCCGCGGCGCTGGCGGCGTTGGAGGCGTACGCCCGGGGCACGGGCCGGGTGGAGCTGCCCGTGGACGGCTGGGTGGGCACGTACCAGGGCGTGCCGTTCAACGTCGCGGAGGCGCGCCGGGTCCTGGCGGTGGTGAACACGCAGTCGCTGACGGCGCTGCAGTCCACGTACAACGTGCCCTCGGCGGCGGCGAACGCGATGGTGGCGGCGCGGCCCTTCTACGACATCCTGACGCTGGGCCGGCTGCCGGCCGTGAACACGGTGGCGCTCCAGAACCTCAAGGCGGCCACGCAGCTGGGCGAGGAAGGCGACCCGTGCACGGGCGCGGGGACGTGCGGGACGAACCTCCACTGCGAGGGCAAGCCGTATGACGCCTCCAGCCTCTACGGCCGCTGTGTGACGACGCTGGCCATCCCGGGCGACCACGAGTCGTGCTCGCGCTTCGTGCCGTGTCAGGAGGGGCTGGCGTGCCACGGCCTGGACTCGGGCGCGACGGAGGGCTGGTGCCGTCCGGCGTGGATGTCGGGCGAGTTCACGGCGTACGCGGACCTGACGCTGCAGGGCAACACGACGCCGCTGACGGCGACGCAGGCGGTGGTGGGCCTGGCGACGGTGCCGGAGGACATCACGGTGGAGCTGGACCTGGCGCACAACAACCCGTCCAAGCTGGTGCTCACGTTGGAGGATCCGGGCGGTGAGACGGCGCTCCTGTGGGACGGCCCCAACGAGGGCACGCCGCCCAAGCGCATCCCGGTGACGCGCGGCATTCCCCGCGACGGCACCATCAACGGCCTGTGGAAGCTGCACATCGTCAACCCGTCGGGCGTGGGTAACGGCAAGCTGCGCGAGTGGAAGCTGAAGCTCACCAGCCGCTGGGACTGACGCGCATCCTTCGAGTCCATCGAAGAATGATTTGACGCCCGCGAGCCTTGTCCTCGCGGGCGTTCAGAGGGACACGGGAAGCCTCTGGAGGTTTCCCGATGCCCGCGCCCTCGCAGCCTGTCGACAACGCACGCCTCGCGCACGCCCTGGCCCGGGTGGGCCTGGGGATGAACATCGCGCTCCACGGCCTCTTCCGCCTGCCGCAGCTCACGGCGTTCGCGGTGGGCATGCGCGACTCCTTCGACAAGAGCCCGCTGCCGCCCTCGTGGGTGTACGCGGTGAGCCTGGCCATCCCGGTGGCGGAGGCGGTGGTGGGACTCCTGCTGCTGGTGGGCGTGGAGGTGCGGCGGGTGCTCGTGGCGGGGACGCTGCTGATGATGTTGCTCATTGGAGGCGCCTGCTCCGCGCAGAACTGGAACGCGGCGAGCATCCAGATGACCTATCTGGGCTTCTACGTCGCCCTCCTCGCCGCCGTGCAATACGACCACCTCTCCGTGGATGCGTGGAGGCGGACCCGCGGCGCGGAGTAGGGCTGTGCTATCACTGAGAGTCCCTTCAGCCGGGAGCCTTTCGTGAAAGCACGTCTGTTGATGGTGTTCGCGTCGGTGTCGTTGGGATTGCTTGCCGCGTGCGGCAGAGTGGACATGGATTCCACGTCGCTGGCGCGGAGCGAATCCGCGCTCGGGTCAGAATGTCCCTGTGGTGGCGTGGGCCCGTGGAACTGTCTGGCAGCCTGACGTGCGGGGATTACCTCTGCGAGGCCCACGAGATGGGCTGGTGCTTGGACTGCGGCCCCATCTGCACGGGGCCGAACTGCCCGCAGGTGCCGCAGGATCCGTAGCCACGGGGGCAGGCCAAAGAACCATGCAACACATCCATCGTCGTAATGTGCCCGCTGCGGCCCTGTCGCTGGCGGGATTGCTGGCGTTCGCGGGTTGTGAGCCAGAGGCCCGCGAGCCCGCCGCGGTTCCTCGTGAGGCCCTCGCTGCCACCGCGGCTCCACTGGCCCTCGGACTTGGAGGCGACACCTCCTGCATCTGGGGAAGCCCGGACTGCAACCTGTGCAGCCCTGATGTGCCGCTGCGCTTCCAGGAGTTGAGGGATCACGGCGAGGTGCTCGGCTTCCAACCCGGGCCGTTCAACCTCAACGTGGCCTACCCGGGCAGCAATCACTGGCAAGGCATCCAGCGCCTGTCGACCCGCTCGGGACGCCTCCTCGTCCTGTCCAAGCGGGATGACGCCCCCGGGGGCAACGTGGGGCACCTGGTGCACATGGCCACCCGCAACGGGGAGGGTGGTCGCTTCCGCTCCAACCGGCTGAGCCCCTCCATCAAGAAGCCCGAGGATACCTCTCCGCCGGGCGCGGACGCCGCGGTGGCGGCGCTGCCGGTGCTGGACGGCTACCGCCACGGCGGCGGCATGCAGGCGGTGGGCAGCATCCTGGCGCTGCCCATGGAGCAGGGGCCCGGTCTGGGGCGCATCGCGCTCTATGATTACAACCCATCCCTGACGCCGAGCCCGTTTGCCTTTGTCCACGGTGAAACGGCGACCGCGGGCACGGCCTCGTTCACGAAGCTGTCGGACGGGCATTTCCTGCTCCTGCTCGGGCAGGTGGACGCGAACACGCTGGAGGTCTTCCGCTCCTCGGAGGCCGACCTCCACTCCGCGACCAACCAGTGGGTGCGCGTCGACACGTGGCGGAAGTCGGAGCTGCCGGACGGGCAGTGGGGCGCCTTCCAGAACCTCAACTTCGTGACGGACTGCAATGACTCACAGCTCTACCTGGTGGGCACCCGGCTGGGGGGCCTGCGCTGGGGCGCGGTGAGTGACGACTACGCGCACCTGTACCGGGTGCACCTGGACGGCCACATGCGCCTGGAGCACGTCGCCTCCAAGCACCTGTACTGCAGCAACGATGGCTCACGGCAGTGCAACCTGGACGCCGCCGCGGGTCTCTTCGTGGGGCCCGACCGCGGCCTCATCCTCTACGGCACCGAGCACGCGGATGACGGTCCCGGTTCGACGGTGAAGATGGTGGAGTTCCGCGGCATCTGGGCGGACTCCCGCTGCCGCACGGACATCTGGCACGCCTACGTCGACTTCTACGACGACTCGAACTTCAGCGACCGGGGCGTCATCTTCGACTTCGAGGACCAGGGCCTGAAGAACTGGGCGCGCTTCGACGACGTCGACAGGTTCAACGACAAGACCTCGTCGGTCCGCTGGTGCATTCCGCCGGGCTACCGGGTGCGGCTCTACGACGACTCGAATTACAAGGGCAGCTACAGGGACCTCGTGGGCGACGGCACGCTCCACGAAGCCAACCTGAACAGCAAGGCCTGGGGCTTCAACGACAAGGTGTCCTCCGCGCGCTGGCTGAATGAGTGACGCGGAGGGCGGCTGGCGGTGCGGTGCGGGGAGGTGTTATCGCAGGGGGTCATGCGATCTCGCCTCTCGCTGCTCGTCCCACTGCTGCTCTGCGCGTGTGCAAGCGGTCCGTCACCGCGCGCGGAGGAACCCGGCGAGGAGCGCCTGCCGCCAAGGAGCCCCATGAATCCGGATGCCCCGTCCCTCAAGCGTGGTGAGGCGCTGTTGCGCCATGGCACCGGCAGCGACGCGGTCCTGCCGGCCGAGCCGGTCCCCACTGCCCAGGAGCTCGGAGCCCTCGCGGGGTTCGGCCAGACCTGGACGTCGTGCTCGGCCCGAGCGTCGGTCTACCTGTTCGACAGCTACGGCGACGCGACCACGGCGGATGCGCGGCTGAGGAAACAGGTGCCCGAAGGGAAGCACGGCGCCGTGACGGTCAACGGAGACTGGCTGATATGGGCCACCGCCGATGCGACGGACGAGGCCGGCCGCGACGTCATCGAGCGGGTGGTCTCCGCCTTCGCGGGCGAGGAGTGAGGCCGTGAATCAGGACGCAGGGACCCGCACGGGTGAGGAGGGTCGCTCCCGCCGGAAGTGGGTCTTCATCGTCCTTGGCGTGATGGCCTGTTCGTGTCTGGGCGTGGTGGTTGTCAACACGGTCCGCAACTTCGTGCGCTTCGGACAGCGCTCCAAGGCAGCGGAGTGCAAGACGAACCTGAGGTACTGGTACGTGCTCCAGAAGCGCCACTACCAGGACACGAAGACCTACGAGCCGGTCTTCGCGAAGGTGGGCTTCGTGCTCGAGCGGGGCAACCGCTACGCGTACTTCGCGGGCCGGGGGCCGATGGAGATTCGCGACCATGAGCGAAGCGAGGTCCCTGACGGAGCGGTGTCCATCGGCGTGGACACCTTCCGGTTCACCTACCTGCGCCCCATCGACGTGGAGGCGCTGCATCCGTCGTTGAGGGCCCGGCTTGGTGTCTCCGGCACATGCCCCGATTGCAACATCACCCTGGCGTGCGCGGGGAACACTGACGAAGACGCGACCCTGGATGTCTGGATCATCTCCACCGGACCGTTGGATCTCCAGGACGTGGACGGAGAGGCCGCGGAGCCCGGCTTCCTCGTGCAGCTCGTGGACGACACGAAAGACTGATCATGTCCTAACCATGATGAAGGCATGTGGGGCGGGTGACGCGGAGCGAAGGGGCAGGCGTACGATGCTCACGCCCAGAAAGGCGGACCATGCATCGCCCCTTCTTCTTCCTGCTGCTGCCGCTCACCTTCGGCTGTGCCTCGACGCCCGCCACTCCTCGCGCCGCCGCGCCCGTGCAGGCGGCCCCCGCGGAGAAGAAGGGCCTGCTTTCGCTGCCGGAGATCCTCCAACGCATGGAGGCTTCGCCCGTGAAGTACGAGCTGGGCGAGAAGGACTCCCCGCCGGACGGATGGGCTGACACGCTCTGGCCCCAGCGGATACCTCCGCTGCCCTATGCGCGAGTCGTGAGGGAAGGGGGCTCGGCCACCCTCG
Proteins encoded in this window:
- a CDS encoding methyl-accepting chemotaxis protein — its product is MRIQLSESVVSERARQLFDAQCLSLGRRTDRTFVVLMALQWLGGIAAAVYLSPRAWEGLQSTVHSHVVAAVGLGLLLGGLPVVLALTRPGLESTRHVIAVGQALMSGLLIHLMGGRIETHFHIFGSLALLSIYRDWKVLLTFSGVVTADHLLRGLLWPESIFGMHARESWRWMEHTAWVAFEDIFLIASCVQGRRDLRESARREAQLELSRTAVEEQVVRPLMGSADALRDSVRTLTESTGEQRHELSRQARALEETRVTAEEIRQTSLVASEQAARVLNATQQAGDVGAAVEEAIGRSVEGLADLRAQTEDLSARIQELAAYTERIAGITRTVQDLADQSNVLAINAAIEAARAGEVGRGFAVVAREIRGLATQSVTATQQVRGVLDDTRSRIQGVVDLTRQGGERMGRGIETIRASGERLGMLSGLVKGNVDAVRQISASVSQQSAGVAQIFTAVSDLTALMQASVARVEATHAAADRLQQVTDQVHGVIALYQERT
- a CDS encoding proprotein convertase P-domain-containing protein, which codes for MNSRLRRFLSFSSVPLLLSCGAAAVSDTPAEALAVQTQELATGTPAGIGVVMFLNEYALTFNVLDTQVPLNALAAQSIINYRFGPDGIPHTADDKRFVSIEQVDALPQVGPAALAALEAYARGTGRVELPVDGWVGTYQGVPFNVAEARRVLAVVNTQSLTALQSTYNVPSAAANAMVAARPFYDILTLGRLPAVNTVALQNLKAATQLGEEGDPCTGAGTCGTNLHCEGKPYDASSLYGRCVTTLAIPGDHESCSRFVPCQEGLACHGLDSGATEGWCRPAWMSGEFTAYADLTLQGNTTPLTATQAVVGLATVPEDITVELDLAHNNPSKLVLTLEDPGGETALLWDGPNEGTPPKRIPVTRGIPRDGTINGLWKLHIVNPSGVGNGKLREWKLKLTSRWD
- a CDS encoding MauE/DoxX family redox-associated membrane protein, with translation MPAPSQPVDNARLAHALARVGLGMNIALHGLFRLPQLTAFAVGMRDSFDKSPLPPSWVYAVSLAIPVAEAVVGLLLLVGVEVRRVLVAGTLLMMLLIGGACSAQNWNAASIQMTYLGFYVALLAAVQYDHLSVDAWRRTRGAE
- a CDS encoding fimbrial protein, producing the protein MNQDAGTRTGEEGRSRRKWVFIVLGVMACSCLGVVVVNTVRNFVRFGQRSKAAECKTNLRYWYVLQKRHYQDTKTYEPVFAKVGFVLERGNRYAYFAGRGPMEIRDHERSEVPDGAVSIGVDTFRFTYLRPIDVEALHPSLRARLGVSGTCPDCNITLACAGNTDEDATLDVWIISTGPLDLQDVDGEAAEPGFLVQLVDDTKD